Proteins from a genomic interval of Ramlibacter algicola:
- a CDS encoding OsmC family protein — translation MKISARVRNHGNGHEVQVCTGDTTQPLAISAKVSGRGSSVNGGELLMAALATCYCNDLYREAQRLGIAIEAVEVEAAAEFIDRGLSASNVTYRARVQSPEPADRIEQLLRETDAVAEVHNTLRAQVPVQLVPW, via the coding sequence ATGAAGATCTCAGCCCGCGTGCGCAACCACGGCAATGGCCACGAAGTGCAGGTGTGCACGGGCGACACCACGCAACCCCTGGCGATCTCCGCGAAGGTGTCCGGCCGTGGCAGCTCGGTCAACGGCGGCGAGCTCCTGATGGCGGCGCTGGCGACGTGCTACTGCAATGACCTGTACCGCGAGGCCCAGCGCCTGGGGATCGCCATCGAGGCGGTGGAAGTGGAAGCAGCGGCGGAGTTCATCGACCGCGGGCTGTCGGCCTCGAACGTGACGTACCGCGCGAGGGTCCAGTCGCCCGAGCCGGCCGATCGCATCGAGCAATTACTCCGGGAAACCGATGCGGTCGCGGAAGTGCACAACACCCTTCG